In Bremerella alba, one DNA window encodes the following:
- a CDS encoding LysM peptidoglycan-binding domain-containing protein — protein sequence METIKTACMVIVLMAIGYGVYTVLNQPEDIPPEVAQASESMDLTLPDFSDMAMPGGSPSTSPSSAMGPPSSAPKFDNEGFASGRLTAPQLGESGGGAPSFDASSAASQNDHDDHGNDPSADAAKFVSSSDLPPLGSAAPTNPANEMASSEAPIPTSPDASRTELASVYGQSNQGGMSNPSSSGSSQSSEQFQADWDEAQVYLRQNDLVEATRRLTPWRHRPELNPSQKEKLNLLLSQLAGTVIYSTQHSLEEPYTVGSGETLSSISQQFQVPDILLMRINGIADPNNLTPGQKLKVLRGPFHAKVDMTHNELTLEIDGCYAGRFPITIENGAIIPAGDHEVLRKEANPQFYDEATQKILTANDPANPFGGHAVHLDGGIVLHGSGGPGGSISMSPRDSEDIYGILSVGSKVTVRR from the coding sequence GTGGAAACGATTAAAACCGCATGCATGGTCATTGTACTTATGGCCATTGGTTATGGCGTCTACACCGTCTTGAATCAGCCGGAAGATATCCCGCCGGAAGTGGCCCAAGCCAGCGAAAGCATGGACCTCACGTTGCCTGACTTCTCGGATATGGCCATGCCAGGCGGATCTCCTTCCACGTCGCCATCCTCGGCGATGGGCCCCCCTTCCTCGGCACCCAAGTTTGATAACGAGGGATTTGCTAGCGGACGATTGACGGCTCCGCAGCTCGGCGAATCAGGCGGAGGCGCACCCTCGTTCGATGCCTCGTCAGCAGCTAGTCAAAACGACCACGATGACCACGGGAACGATCCTTCGGCAGACGCAGCGAAGTTCGTAAGCTCTAGCGACTTACCGCCGCTGGGTAGTGCTGCACCGACCAACCCGGCCAATGAAATGGCTTCCAGCGAAGCCCCTATCCCCACTTCGCCAGACGCTTCTCGCACCGAGTTGGCCTCGGTTTATGGCCAAAGCAACCAAGGCGGAATGTCCAACCCCAGCAGCAGCGGATCTTCGCAGTCGAGCGAACAATTCCAAGCCGACTGGGACGAAGCCCAGGTTTACCTTCGCCAGAACGACCTGGTCGAAGCAACCCGGCGGCTAACCCCATGGCGACATCGCCCCGAGCTGAATCCTTCGCAGAAAGAGAAACTGAATCTACTGCTGAGCCAACTTGCAGGCACCGTGATTTACTCGACCCAGCACTCGCTGGAAGAGCCTTATACGGTGGGCAGCGGAGAAACACTCAGCAGCATTTCCCAGCAATTTCAGGTACCTGATATTCTGCTGATGCGGATCAATGGCATTGCCGACCCCAACAACTTGACGCCTGGCCAAAAGCTGAAAGTTCTGCGTGGCCCCTTCCATGCGAAGGTCGATATGACGCACAACGAATTGACGCTGGAAATCGACGGCTGTTATGCCGGTCGGTTCCCAATCACCATCGAGAACGGCGCCATTATTCCGGCCGGAGATCATGAAGTGCTGCGGAAGGAAGCCAACCCGCAGTTCTACGACGAGGCGACCCAGAAGATTCTGACGGCCAACGATCCGGCGAATCCTTTTGGAGGCCATGCGGTGCACCTCGATGGTGGAATCGTCCTGCACGGCAGCGGCGGCCCAGGCGGCTCGATCAGCATGAGCCCACGCGACTCGGAAGACATCTACGGCATTCTTTCGGTCGGCTCGAAGGTCACTGTTCGCCGATAA